A genomic stretch from Bacterioplanes sanyensis includes:
- a CDS encoding NAD(+) kinase: protein MEEFRNIGIIGRLNSNKVIETVKRLNRYLIDEGYHVILDDRIAEVMPGHGMQVSGVSLLGEICDLVIVIGGDGSLLGAARALAKYNVPVLGVNRGRLGFLTDISPDEQMCDAVQSVLDGEYVEERRFLLDAEIKREGNPIASGAALNDVVLHPGKSARMIAFDLYIEGQFVYNLRSDGLIVSTPTGSTAYALSGGGPIMHPRLDALVLVPMFPHTLSSRPIVVDGKSEIKIVIDASQDIYPTVSCDGQTHTPCAPGDSVTIRKKAHKLKLIHPKNHNFYEICRTKLGWNSSVGD, encoded by the coding sequence ATGGAAGAATTCCGCAATATTGGCATTATCGGTCGACTAAACAGCAACAAAGTCATTGAAACGGTTAAGCGCCTTAACCGGTATCTGATTGACGAAGGCTATCACGTCATCTTGGATGATCGTATTGCTGAAGTGATGCCAGGGCATGGCATGCAGGTCTCGGGTGTCAGTCTGCTGGGCGAAATTTGCGATTTGGTGATTGTGATCGGCGGTGATGGCAGCTTGCTGGGTGCTGCCCGCGCACTGGCCAAATACAACGTTCCGGTGCTCGGCGTTAACCGTGGGCGGCTGGGTTTTTTAACCGACATCAGTCCAGACGAGCAAATGTGCGACGCGGTGCAGTCGGTGCTGGACGGCGAGTACGTAGAAGAGCGTCGCTTTTTACTCGATGCCGAAATCAAACGCGAAGGCAACCCGATTGCCAGTGGCGCGGCGCTGAACGATGTGGTGCTGCACCCGGGTAAATCGGCGCGCATGATCGCCTTCGATTTGTACATTGAAGGGCAATTTGTATACAACCTGCGCTCCGATGGCTTGATTGTCTCGACACCAACGGGCTCTACCGCCTATGCCTTATCTGGCGGCGGCCCGATCATGCATCCACGCTTGGACGCGCTGGTATTGGTGCCGATGTTCCCGCATACCTTATCCAGCCGCCCGATCGTGGTGGATGGCAAAAGTGAAATTAAAATCGTCATCGACGCCAGTCAGGACATCTACCCAACCGTGAGCTGCGACGGTCAGACCCACACCCCGTGTGCCCCTGGCGACAGTGTTACAATCCGCAAGAAGGCCCACAAACTGAAGCTGATTCATCCTAAGAATCACAACTTTTACGAAATTTGCCGCACCAAGCTGGGCTGGAATAGCAGCGTCGGAGACTGA